A window from Nitrospirota bacterium encodes these proteins:
- the rpmG gene encoding 50S ribosomal protein L33, whose product MRDIITLACTDCKNRNYSTTKNKRNTQEKLEIKKYCPCCRKHTGHKEVK is encoded by the coding sequence ATGAGGGATATAATTACATTAGCATGTACAGACTGTAAGAACCGCAATTATTCTACAACAAAAAATAAGCGCAATACACAGGAAAAATTAGAGATTAAAAAATATTGTCCCTGTTGCAGGAAACATACAGGACATAAAGAAGTCAAGTAG
- the tuf gene encoding elongation factor Tu (EF-Tu; promotes GTP-dependent binding of aminoacyl-tRNA to the A-site of ribosomes during protein biosynthesis; when the tRNA anticodon matches the mRNA codon, GTP hydrolysis results; the inactive EF-Tu-GDP leaves the ribosome and release of GDP is promoted by elongation factor Ts; many prokaryotes have two copies of the gene encoding EF-Tu) produces DNITVEGDLITPIAMTEGLRFAVREGGKTVGAGVVTKVIE; encoded by the coding sequence GGATAATATAACAGTGGAAGGGGATTTGATAACCCCTATAGCCATGACTGAGGGTTTGAGGTTTGCCGTTCGCGAGGGCGGAAAGACTGTAGGGGCAGGGGTCGTAACCAAGGTGATCGAGTAA